CTAATATTTTAAGATGTTTAGATACATTGGCTTGTCCTAAGCCTGTGGTTTCAATAATTTGAGATACATTTTTTCTGCCTGTGCGCAAAGCGCATACTATATTTAAACGACTACTTTCAGATAAAACTTTGAAAAAATCAGCCACTAAATTTAATGCGGAAGGAGACATTTTCGCCATTAAACATTCTGAGGCGAGGGGAGTAATTTTGTCTGGTAAGGAAGAGGTTAATTTACTCATGTTTTTTCTTGTTAGTTCATTCTATAAGGGCTAAACTTTTATCTTAAAAGTGATAGATCGTTTTGAGCATGGCATTATGAAGTTTTTGCATTATCACAATACTATATTATTATACAGTAAATTAATAGCCCTAAGATAATGATAACAAATAGATTGTTAAGCCAGTCTCCCCATCGAACGTAGGGGGTTTGGGTTTGACGGCGGTATATTGTTCCTTGGTAGGTTTGATATTGATTGATGTCGGATAGCCAGATGGTGTTGCCATGGGGATCAACTATACCAGAATATCCTGTATTGGTTGCCCGTGCCATCCATCGGTCATTTTCAATGGCTCTCATGACATCTTGGGCATGGTGTTGGCTAGGCATGGCTTCGCTATAGTGAGCATTATTAGAAGAGGTGATCATAAATTCTCCTCCTCGGCGGGTTTGCTCTCGAAAATGCTCGGAGTAGGCTGATTCGTAACAAATACCGACAATGGCTTTACCGAAGGGGGTGATAAAGGTTTGATTTTTTTCCCCTGCGATTAGGTGGGCATCGAGGGGGGAAAGACGGTTGATGAAGTTACCGAGTATGTCGGCAAAGGGTATATATTCTCCGAGGGGTACTAGGTTAACTTTATCGTATTGTTGGGTCATGTTACCCTGAGCGTCGATGAGAAAGAGGCTATTGCTGAAGTTATTTTCTTTGACTCCAAAGGCACCCAAGACTATGGGGGTTTCTTCTCTGATGATGGCTGGATATAGTTTTGTTTTATCTTTTATGTCTTGATAATATAGGGGGATGGCTGTTTCCGGGGTGATTACTAAATCTGCTCCTGTTTGACTCAGTTTTTCGTAACTCTCGGTATAACGGGCGATCGCCCTTGACACCCCCGACTCATATAATTTGATAGTATTAGGTATATTGCCCTGAATAATACCCACTTGCAAACTATTTTGAGGATTATCTACGATGGGTTGAACATAGAGTAAATAACCACCAATATGGGCAAAAATAAGGAAAAAGATACTGCAAAAAGAAAATAAAAAACCTTTTTTTTGATTAGTAAATTTATAATTTTTTAATCGAATATTTTGGGAAAATATTTTTATACTTTCTGCAAATAAACCATTAACTAATATAATTAACGCAGTTAAAGTAGTAATTCCTGAAAATCTAAGTAACTGTAAAATATAAAGATTATAAGGACTTTGGGTATAGGAAATAGACGACCACCATAAAGGCGAAAAACTCCAAATTTTTTCTAATAAACACCAAAAAATAATCCCAATAGTCACTCGTATCCAAACATTATTTACATCTTTTTTATACCTATTTACATAGTTAAAAAGAAAGTAACAACTAACTCCCCAACTGACGACTAAAATAACCCCCCACAGGGTAATAAAAACCCAAGCAAATAAAGCGATTAAAATACTATTAAACCAACTCACCCCCATCCAAGTCATGGGATGAATACCCGTAATCCAAAATAGTGCTAAACCATGATAACCGCATCCCCAAGCTACACAAGAAAATACGGTTTTTCGTAAAGAATCCTTTTCTACTCCCATCCAAAGAGGTATTATACCTACCCAAGCAAAAAACCAATAATTTGTCGGGGCTACTGTTAAGCCCATTAAAATACCACCCAAAAAAGAAAATAAAATGCTCAAAACCTATTTTTAACTAATAACTTTATTTACTTTTATCCCTAACATTAAACAACCATAATATTTTAAAAATTATTCATTAATGTAATGAATACTGAGCAGGATTCAACCACCTTGAAACTTCTTTTTCCAATACATAAATATCTCGAGAAAGGCTTTGTTTTACCCATTGCCCAATGGCATCAAAAGGGGTAAAAACTTCTCCCACCTGCCAATCAATATCCTGCCCCAAGGGAGTAAGATGATTCCCCGGAAGAGTTAAAGTAGAAACTAAATTGGGAAATAGCTCTTTTAAAATTGGTTGTAGAGTTAAAGTTTGATCGATATTATCATTGTCAAACTTTATGAGCAGATTTCTACGGGTAGTGTAACTCTCTGTGATAATTTCCTGCGTTTTTTCTGGAGATGGGGTAAACTCAAACTGTAAATTAGGATCAATTTTCCAATTATTTTTGAGATTATCAGTAATAGTGGGAATAATTTGATCCATAAAAGGAATAGCTTTTTGTAAGGGATAATTATTAAAAGAAACCAGAATATTTCCTGCTCTTTCAACTTCAAATAAACTGCCGATTAAAAGATGAAGTTTACAACCCATACTATGACCCATACCATAAATGGGTAAATATTTAATATCTAATCCTGTATTATTATCTAATTTTTGTAAGAGATTTTCAAATTTATTTAAAACATATAAAGCAATGCTTTTATGGTCTAATGTATTAATAAAAGGAGTAGCAATGATTAAATAACCTTGGGATGCTAATTTTTCTAACAACCAACGATAGGTTAAATGAGGGGCAGTTGCTACAAAAGCACCACCGAGAAAATGGATGATACCAATAGGTTGTGAGGGTGCTAACACCCAGTTACCATTTCTTTCTTGCCATTCCATGGAAATATATTGTAATTTTTGTTATCTTTTGCACTTAGAACTATTATAATCACATTTAAAAGGGATTGTTTGCTAGATAATTAATAACTAACTCCCTTCTGTTTTATTATTTAATGAATGTTTTTTGTTATAACTGGAATCGCTTTATTTACTAATAATAATTTTATTTTTATTTATCCACTATTATTTTTTATATTTATTTTAAATGTTTTCTATTTTTATTCTTACTTATAACGAAGAAATAGATATTGCTGATTGTATCAAATCTGCTTCTGAATGTGATGATATTATTGTGGTGGATTCTTTTAGTAATGATAAAACCATTGAAATCGCTTCGCAATTTCCTGTCCGAATTTTTCAGCATGGTTTTGAATCCCATGGTAAACAAAGAAATTGGATGTTAGAAAATATTGAGACTAAATATGATTGGGTTTATTTATTGGAAGCTGATGAAAGATTTACCCCTGAATTGTTTGAGGAATGTTTGGAAGCGGTGAGCAGTGATGAATATGTGGGGTATTATGTGGCGGAAAAGATGATTTTTTTGGGTAGTTGGATCAAATACAGTAGTCAATATCCCCGTCATCAAATGCGTTTGTTTAGAAAGGAGAAAATTTCTTTTATTGATTTTGGTCATGCGGAGAGGGAAGTTTGTGATGGTCAAACGGGATATTTGAAAAATACTTATCCTCACTATACTTGTAGTAAGGGTTTAAGTCGTTGGTTAGAAAAGCATAATCGTTATTCCACCGATGAAGCCATTGAAAGTATTAAGCAACGGGGATTTAATAATAAAATTCGTTGGCGAGATTTATTTTTGGGGGAAACGGAGGTGATTCGTCGTCGGGCGTTAAAAGATTTATCTTTTCGGATGCCTTTTCGTCCTTTTTTTCGTTGGTTTTATATGTATTTTATTTTGAGGGGTTTTTTGGATGGTAAGGCTGGGTTTGCTTGGTGTGTTTTGCAGGGTTTTTATGAATATTTTATTATTTTGAAGGTTGAGGAGTTAAAGCGAAAGGGTTAATTGTTAATGATAATTTTTGCTCTTTGTTTACGAGGGATTTTGAGGGGTTTTTGTTCTGGTGGGGGGGGAATTTTTTTTCTGAATTTATGCTAATTTGGTTTAGAAATTCTGCTAGTCTATTATAAACAATGGGTTCTTTCTCGTTGTTTTTCATGATTAATAAATAGTCAAGCATATATTTACTTTGATAGGGGGTTATTTTTCCTATTTCCCAGAGATTAATTATTTGATTGAGTCCATACAGTCTTTGGACGGGAGATTCGGCTATGAGATAGTTAATGCAAATTTCAAAGGATTCTACATTAATTTTTTTTTGTTTATTTTTTTGCTGATAAAAATACCAACCAAACAGGGCAAAAGTACCACTACTGATTAATCCTTGGAAAATGATGGCACTTGCTAACCAATGACTATCGATTTCTGACCATATTTTAGCACTGATATAAAGGGCGATCGCACTTATACCACTTCCTGCCACAGCTAAAGTAAAACGACGATTATGGGCTTGGAAAAAACGGGATAATACCTGAAAAGAAGAAAAAGAAACCCCTTGATAATTATAGATGAAAAAGAGAAAGGCGATCGCCCCTAGACTAGCAAAAATTAAACCCCTATCACCCACAGCGAGGGTAAAACCAGCCACAAACCACCATAAACGCCCATAATTTTTTGAACCCCCGCCAGAAGCCAAAACACCATAACATCGACTTAAAAGCCGAGGAGAAAGATAAAAATTAGACCTTTTAATTTTCACCATAAAATCAATAACCGTGGAAACAATATCACACCCCTCAAAATAATAATCCTATCACCAATTAATAATCTGCTGATCTTTTCTCCACAAAAAAAGAGCAAATTTTGGTTCAGTACTTACTTTAATATAGAATGAAGTCCAGAAGCAAATAAATAAAACCAATAAAATTACTGAAAATGAACTCAGGAATTGACTTACAAGGAAGTTTTATAACCTCCCTCATCGACTTGGGATTGCCTCCAGAGTTAGCCAAAACCCTCTGGATACCATTACCCCTCGTTTTGATGATTATCGGTGCCACCGTGGGAGTATTAGTAACCGTATGGTTAGAAAGAAAAATCTCCGCTGCCGCCCAACAAAGGATAGGCCCTGAATACGCCGGTCCTCTGGGGGTATTACAACCTGTAGCAGACGGAATTAAATTAGTTTTTAAAGAAGACATTACCCCAGCCAAAGCAGACTCATTGCTATTCACCCTGGGCCCTGCCATCGTTGTGATACCCGTATTTTTATCATACTTAATCGTACCCTTTGGACAAAACCTCGTCATCACAGACTTAAACGTCGGTATTTTCATCTGGATTTCCCTCTCCAGTATCGCCCCCATCGGCTTATTAATGGCAGGTTACGCCTCCAACAATAAATACTCCCTTCTCGGTGGGTTAAGGGCGGCGGCACAATCCATCAGTTATGAAATACCCCTTGCCTTATCAGTCTTGGCGGTAGTTATGATGTCTAATAGTCTAAGTACCATTGACATTGTGCAACAACAATCAGGCTACGGCATTCTGGGGTGGAATGTATGGCGCCAACCTGTAGGCTTTATCATTTTTTGGATTGCCGCCTTAGCAGAATGTGAGCGTCTCCCCTTCGACTTACCCGAAGCAGAAGAAGAATTAGTCGCAGGGTATCAAACCGAATACACAGGTATGAAATTCGCCCTCTTTTATGTTGGTTCCTATGTTAACCTCGTATTATCCGCCCTCATTGTCGCTGTGCTTTATTTAGGAGGCTGGGATTTTCCCATCCCCATCCAGAATTTAGCCAGTTGGTTAGGTGTAAGCGAAACAACCCCCTGGTTACAGGTAATCACCGCCTCCCTCGGTATTTCCATGACAGTATTAAAAGCATACTTCTTAGTCTTTATTGCCGTATTATTACGTTGGACAGTGCCTAGGGTAAGAATTGATCAATTATTAGATTTAGGTTGGAAATTTTTATTACCCGTATCCCTCGTTAACCTACTCATTACCGCCGCCCTAAAGTTAACCTTTCCCATGGCCTTTGGAGGCTAATAATTAACTTAATCATCGTGGGCGGACAAATGTTCGCCCCTATCGGTAATGCAACCCAAAAATTTTTCACTATCCACCCCTGAAAAACTGGTGACATCATCATTATCTTTTTCCCATAACCATGGGGCTTCATCCTCCCATTGTCTCACCATTCGCCGAGCGACATCCGAGGATATTAATAGAGTTTCGGAATTACTAACCCATAGTTTCCACAGTTTTAATACCTTGATGAAATGGCTTTATCCCCTCATCAAATTGGGTATTGCCGAGGATTTGCGCGATCGCTTTTATAGCAATAATCCCCATTACTGTTGTTTAATAGCTATCATACCAGCATCATCCACCCAACCAGAGCAAATAGTGGGTACCATTGAAATATCCCTCAGAAACCCCTATGGATGGGGAAGCAAGAAAAAATATCCCTACATATCAAATCTTGCTGTCAAAAAGGAATTTCGTCGTCAAGGCATCGGTAGCCAACTATTACAAAAATGCGAAGAAATAGCTCAAAGTTGGGGATTTGAAAATCTCTTACTCCATGTTTTAGCCGAAAATAATGCAGGGCAACAAGTATATCTCAATAATGGTTACATCATCAAACAAGTAGAAACCGATTTATATAGCCTGTTTATCAAAAGCAAACGACGACTATTATTAGAAAAATCCCTCACCAACCAATCTTTATAACCATCTCAATCCCATAATTTTCCCTAGTCATATCATTCATCTCCCATGAATAATTATCCCCAGAGTCACATCTATAATGATTTAGATAAATTTGTTCAAGAAAAACCCCTCTTAATAGTTAATCCCAAAAAGAAAAATGGCTTAATTCTTATCAAAAAATATTATGCCGAATTTGCAGGGCCAGGGGCGATAGTTGGTGGTTTTTTTGACCAAGACTTGGTGGATGTTATTCCTGTGGGTAAACTATCCCTATTCATACCTAAAAATCCTTCTGAACAACAACGAGGATACCTGATTAGAAGACAATGGGTAAAACTCATTAAACAAATCACCGATAACCCCATTCCCAGAGAAAGGGCGCAGGTGATTCTCAATCAATTTGAACACTGGTTTGATAGTCAAACCACCCAAAAGTTATCGGATGAAGTATTTGCCCTCTTGGTGGGGGTGTTACCTGATACTATTAAAAAAGCAAGAGATTTAGTCAATCGTTTTTGAAGAATCAACTTTTAGATTAACCGTGATGAGTCAGTATAATATTGTCAAAACTCCCCTCAAAGTAGGTATTGTCGGCACAGGATATGCCGCCGCTAGACGGGCAGAAGCCTTTAACGCATCACCCCATACCCAATTAGTTGCTGTTAGTGGTAATACCCCTGAAAAAACCGCTACTTTTGGCAATACTCATCATGTAAAAACCGTATCTAGTTGGCAAGATTTAATCAACGACAAGGAAATTGATTTAATTTGTGTGTCTAATGTCAACTCTCTCCATGGGCAAATTATCAAGGAAGCCCTATTAGCAGATAAACACATTATTGTAGAATACCCCCTAACTATTAATAGTAGTGAAGCCCCTGAGTTGTTAAATTTAGCTAAGGCAAAAAGAAAACTACTCCATATTGAGCATATCGAACTTTTGGGGGGAGTTCATCAAGCTATTAAACAACATATCTCTAAAATTGGTAATCCCTTCCTTGCTAGTTATGAAACCATTTTATCTAAGCCCAAAGTAGGCACCCATTGGACTTACAATTATCACAATTATGGTTTTCCTTTGATTGCCGCCCTTTCTCGCTTCAATCGCTTTACGGATTTGTTTGGGGAGGTGGCAACTGTTAGTTGTAATGCTCGTTTTTGGGATGCCCCTGAAAGTGGTTATTTTTCGGCTTGTTGGTGTCAGGCACAATTGATGTTTAAAAACCAGATGGGGGTAAATATTACCTATGGCAAGGGGGATAAGTTTACCCATAGTGGTAGGGTGTTGACTATTTATGGCGATGAGGGGGTTTTGTTGTTTGAGGGGGAAAAGGGTAAATTAATTCAGGGGGATAAAATCATTGATGTGGAGGTGGGCAGTCGTCGAGGTTTGTTTGCCCAAGATACTGAGTTGGTTTTGGAACATTTATTAAATGATGCTCCTATTTATACAACGAATCGCCATAGTATTTATACTTTGCAGGTGGCAAATGCTGCCCTTGAGTCTTATAAGACGAAGCAAACTCAGCTAATGGACAATTAACAATTGATAATGGATAATTATTATCTTTTGCCTGTTGCCTGTTGCCCATTCCCCACCTAAACTAAAAATCATATCTAAATTAAATAATGCTAATTGTTCATCTTGCCAAAGTTTGAGATAATCTAGGGTGGACTTTAGTTATTGATTAGCCGATAAATGAGCGCAATTATTTCTCCTGATGTTAGTGTTGAACAGTTAAGATCTACTACTCCTGTTAGTTTGGGGGTAATGGCTTCGGGCAGTGGTAGCAATTTTGAGGCGATAGCCCATGGTATCATCAATGGAGAATTAAATGCTAAAATTCAAGTCCTCGTTTATAATAACCCTGATGCTAAAGTCAAGGAAAAAGCGGAAAAATTAGGTATCAAAGCGGTATTATTAAATCACCGAGATTTTAAAACCCGTGAAGAGTTGGATCAAGCCATTGTGGAAATATTCCAAAATCACGGGGTGCAATGGGTAGTGATGGCAGGATGGATGCGAATTATTACCAATGTATTGTTAAATGCTTTTCCTCGCAAAGTCATCAATATTCACCCTAGTTTATTACCTAGTTTTAAAGGCATCAACGCCGTTGAACAAGCCCTCAAGGCAAAGGTAAAAATTACGGGTTGTACCGTTCATTTAGTTGATTTGGCGGTGGACAGTGGCCCGATTCTCATTCAATCTGCCGTGCCTATCCTCGATGATGATACCCCCGAAACCCTACACAAACGGATTCAAGTCCAAGAACATCTTATCATGGTAAGGGCGATCGCCCTTCTGCCCCATCTTGAAAACCAGTAAACCATTATGCAAGAAACAAGACTAAATATTTTACTAACAAGCATCGGGAATCAAATCATCGACTTTTTTAGTAACCCTTGGCGCCGATTATCCCTCAACATCATTGCTTTTTTATTAGGTTTTTTTCTTGCCTCCACCACCGCCGCCATTGCTGGACAAGCGGGAAAATGGGATGTTACCTATGCCTTTTTCTTCCTAGTCTTTACCGAAGGCTCAAATATCATCATTTACAAAAATCGTAATCCCAATAAACCTCTCTGGCGTACCACCCTCAACGCCTTCAAAATCGGCTTTGCCTACTGTTTATACCTCGAAGGGTTCAAATTGGGATCATAAAAAATATATTGAATTATTTTTATTTTGTACTTATTTTCTGAAAATTTTTTGTTCAACAAAAAACACCCTATAAAAAGAAACTTTTTCCTGACTATTGACTCTACACTTAGTGTAAGATCAAGATATAGTGGTTTGAAACGATGAACATTTCATAAAATAAATGCAACTTTTTGAGCAGAAAAAAGATAATAATCAGAAAAAAGAGTCTGCCTCCACAAAAGATGAGGAAAACTCGATGCAAAAAGTAAGTAAAAATGGATTTATTAGCGTTCTTAAAAATCTTGATTTTTTAAACCTATGGCTGGGTCAAGTCTTTTCCCAATTAGCGGATAAAATATACCTTGTTTTAATGATTGCAATTATTAGTAATGACTTTCATCGGGAAGGTGAAGCCATTAGTGGATGGGTATCAGGGATTATGATAGCCTTTACAATTCCAGCAATTTTATTCGGTTCTTTGGCAGGAGTATATGTAGATCGTTGGCAAAAAAAACTGGTTTTAGTTATATCTAATTTAGGAAGGGGATTATTAGTTTTTATAATTCCTTTTTTTGTGTATCATCAAACTTTAGGAGCAGGTTGGTTTAACTTACCATGGGAATTTTGGTTATTACTCTTAATTACCTTTTTCGTTTCTACTCTCACCCAATTTTTTGCCCCTGCCGAACAATCTTCCATCCCTTTAATTGTCAAAAAGGGTAATTTGTTGGCAGCCAATTCCCTTTATACCACCACCATGATGGTGATGTTGATTATCGGTTTTGCCATCGGTAATCCACTTTTAGAGTTGGTTACTGCTTGGGGTGACAATTTTTCCTTTAACTATGGTAGGGAGTTATTGGTGGGTGGAGGATATACCATCGCAGGTTTAATCCTTCTTTTAGTTAATACTAGAGAAAGAGAACAAGATCGACAAACCGAAGAAAATCACGTCTGGGAAGATATTAAAGGCGGTTTAGCTTATCTCCAGCAAAATCATCGAGTACGTAATGCCTTGTTTCAATTAATTATTCTTTTTTCCATTTTTGCCGCCTTGGCAGTATTAGCTGTAAGCGTGGCAGAAAAGATACCGGGTATCGATGCGGAGGAATTTGGTTATCTCCTAGCCGCCGCAGGGGTTGGGATTGCCGTAGGGGCTGCTTTTGTCACCCAGC
The sequence above is a segment of the Cyanobacterium stanieri PCC 7202 genome. Coding sequences within it:
- a CDS encoding transcriptional regulator, ArsR family (PFAM: Bacterial regulatory protein, arsR family~COGs: COG0640 transcriptional regulator protein~InterPro IPR001845~KEGG: cyh:Cyan8802_3756 transcriptional regulator, ArsR family~PFAM: regulatory protein ArsR~SMART: regulatory protein ArsR~SPTR: ArsR family transcriptional regulator); protein product: MSKLTSSLPDKITPLASECLMAKMSPSALNLVADFFKVLSESSRLNIVCALRTGRKNVSQIIETTGLGQANVSKHLKILAGAGIVNRTQKGINVYYQISNPFVFELCDLVCNSLSIQIEQQNQRLQQLRVMQQAMDK
- a CDS encoding apolipoprotein N-acyltransferase (PFAM: Carbon-nitrogen hydrolase~TIGRFAM: apolipoprotein N-acyltransferase~COGs: COG0815 Apolipoprotein N-acyltransferase~InterPro IPR004563:IPR003010~KEGG: cyh:Cyan8802_1405 apolipoprotein N-acyltransferase~PFAM: Nitrilase/cyanide hydratase and apolipoprotein N-acyltransferase~SPTR: Apolipoprotein N-acyltransferase;~TIGRFAM: apolipoprotein N-acyltransferase), with translation MSILFSFLGGILMGLTVAPTNYWFFAWVGIIPLWMGVEKDSLRKTVFSCVAWGCGYHGLALFWITGIHPMTWMGVSWFNSILIALFAWVFITLWGVILVVSWGVSCYFLFNYVNRYKKDVNNVWIRVTIGIIFWCLLEKIWSFSPLWWSSISYTQSPYNLYILQLLRFSGITTLTALIILVNGLFAESIKIFSQNIRLKNYKFTNQKKGFLFSFCSIFFLIFAHIGGYLLYVQPIVDNPQNSLQVGIIQGNIPNTIKLYESGVSRAIARYTESYEKLSQTGADLVITPETAIPLYYQDIKDKTKLYPAIIREETPIVLGAFGVKENNFSNSLFLIDAQGNMTQQYDKVNLVPLGEYIPFADILGNFINRLSPLDAHLIAGEKNQTFITPFGKAIVGICYESAYSEHFREQTRRGGEFMITSSNNAHYSEAMPSQHHAQDVMRAIENDRWMARATNTGYSGIVDPHGNTIWLSDINQYQTYQGTIYRRQTQTPYVRWGDWLNNLFVIIILGLLIYCIII
- a CDS encoding protein of unknown function DUF1350 (PFAM: Protein of unknown function (DUF1350)~InterPro IPR010765~KEGG: cyp:PCC8801_3548 protein of unknown function DUF1350~PFAM: protein of unknown function DUF1350~SPTR: Putative uncharacterized protein) is translated as MEWQERNGNWVLAPSQPIGIIHFLGGAFVATAPHLTYRWLLEKLASQGYLIIATPFINTLDHKSIALYVLNKFENLLQKLDNNTGLDIKYLPIYGMGHSMGCKLHLLIGSLFEVERAGNILVSFNNYPLQKAIPFMDQIIPTITDNLKNNWKIDPNLQFEFTPSPEKTQEIITESYTTRRNLLIKFDNDNIDQTLTLQPILKELFPNLVSTLTLPGNHLTPLGQDIDWQVGEVFTPFDAIGQWVKQSLSRDIYVLEKEVSRWLNPAQYSLH
- a CDS encoding glycosyl transferase family 2 (PFAM: Glycosyl transferase family 2~InterPro IPR001173~KEGG: mar:MAE_21000 glycosyl transferase family protein~PFAM: glycosyl transferase family 2~SPTR: Similar to tr|Q8YW54|Q8YW54) — protein: MFSIFILTYNEEIDIADCIKSASECDDIIVVDSFSNDKTIEIASQFPVRIFQHGFESHGKQRNWMLENIETKYDWVYLLEADERFTPELFEECLEAVSSDEYVGYYVAEKMIFLGSWIKYSSQYPRHQMRLFRKEKISFIDFGHAEREVCDGQTGYLKNTYPHYTCSKGLSRWLEKHNRYSTDEAIESIKQRGFNNKIRWRDLFLGETEVIRRRALKDLSFRMPFRPFFRWFYMYFILRGFLDGKAGFAWCVLQGFYEYFIILKVEELKRKG
- a CDS encoding hypothetical protein (KEGG: cyc:PCC7424_3792 hypothetical protein~SPTR: Putative uncharacterized protein), yielding MVKIKRSNFYLSPRLLSRCYGVLASGGGSKNYGRLWWFVAGFTLAVGDRGLIFASLGAIAFLFFIYNYQGVSFSSFQVLSRFFQAHNRRFTLAVAGSGISAIALYISAKIWSEIDSHWLASAIIFQGLISSGTFALFGWYFYQQKNKQKKINVESFEICINYLIAESPVQRLYGLNQIINLWEIGKITPYQSKYMLDYLLIMKNNEKEPIVYNRLAEFLNQISINSEKKFPPHQNKNPSKSLVNKEQKLSLTINPFALTPQPSK
- a CDS encoding NADH dehydrogenase subunit H (PFAM: NADH dehydrogenase~COGs: COG1005 NADH:ubiquinone oxidoreductase subunit 1 (chain H)~InterPro IPR001694:IPR018086~KEGG: cyh:Cyan8802_1039 NADH dehydrogenase (quinone)~PFAM: respiratory-chain NADH dehydrogenase subunit 1~SPTR: NADH dehydrogenase (Quinone)) encodes the protein MNSGIDLQGSFITSLIDLGLPPELAKTLWIPLPLVLMIIGATVGVLVTVWLERKISAAAQQRIGPEYAGPLGVLQPVADGIKLVFKEDITPAKADSLLFTLGPAIVVIPVFLSYLIVPFGQNLVITDLNVGIFIWISLSSIAPIGLLMAGYASNNKYSLLGGLRAAAQSISYEIPLALSVLAVVMMSNSLSTIDIVQQQSGYGILGWNVWRQPVGFIIFWIAALAECERLPFDLPEAEEELVAGYQTEYTGMKFALFYVGSYVNLVLSALIVAVLYLGGWDFPIPIQNLASWLGVSETTPWLQVITASLGISMTVLKAYFLVFIAVLLRWTVPRVRIDQLLDLGWKFLLPVSLVNLLITAALKLTFPMAFGG
- a CDS encoding GCN5-related N-acetyltransferase (PFAM: Acetyltransferase (GNAT) family~COGs: COG0456 Acetyltransferase~InterPro IPR000182~KEGG: cyc:PCC7424_1887 GCN5-related N-acetyltransferase~PFAM: GCN5-related N-acetyltransferase~SPTR: GCN5-related N-acetyltransferase), with the translated sequence MQPKNFSLSTPEKLVTSSLSFSHNHGASSSHCLTIRRATSEDINRVSELLTHSFHSFNTLMKWLYPLIKLGIAEDLRDRFYSNNPHYCCLIAIIPASSTQPEQIVGTIEISLRNPYGWGSKKKYPYISNLAVKKEFRRQGIGSQLLQKCEEIAQSWGFENLLLHVLAENNAGQQVYLNNGYIIKQVETDLYSLFIKSKRRLLLEKSLTNQSL
- a CDS encoding hypothetical protein (KEGG: cyc:PCC7424_1888 hypothetical protein~SPTR: Putative uncharacterized protein), with the translated sequence MNNYPQSHIYNDLDKFVQEKPLLIVNPKKKNGLILIKKYYAEFAGPGAIVGGFFDQDLVDVIPVGKLSLFIPKNPSEQQRGYLIRRQWVKLIKQITDNPIPRERAQVILNQFEHWFDSQTTQKLSDEVFALLVGVLPDTIKKARDLVNRF
- a CDS encoding oxidoreductase domain protein (PFAM: Oxidoreductase family, NAD-binding Rossmann fold~COGs: COG0673 dehydrogenase and related protein~InterPro IPR000683~KEGG: ter:Tery_0913 oxidoreductase-like~PFAM: oxidoreductase domain protein~SPTR: Oxidoreductase-like), with translation MSQYNIVKTPLKVGIVGTGYAAARRAEAFNASPHTQLVAVSGNTPEKTATFGNTHHVKTVSSWQDLINDKEIDLICVSNVNSLHGQIIKEALLADKHIIVEYPLTINSSEAPELLNLAKAKRKLLHIEHIELLGGVHQAIKQHISKIGNPFLASYETILSKPKVGTHWTYNYHNYGFPLIAALSRFNRFTDLFGEVATVSCNARFWDAPESGYFSACWCQAQLMFKNQMGVNITYGKGDKFTHSGRVLTIYGDEGVLLFEGEKGKLIQGDKIIDVEVGSRRGLFAQDTELVLEHLLNDAPIYTTNRHSIYTLQVANAALESYKTKQTQLMDN